In Lewinellaceae bacterium, a single window of DNA contains:
- a CDS encoding DUF4175 domain-containing protein, with product MATHDNYRLLINKLDQFIRKYYINQMIRGVLYSVGLILALFLAMALLEYYNYFDTGIRKAMFYSFIGVSAVALGYWVFTPVLHYFRLGKVISHEQAAQIIGGHFADVKDKLLNILQLKHQSGQAYNQELILAGIDQKSEEIKPVPFPNAIDLSKNRKYLRYALPPLLLLIVILFINANLITDSTSRIINNNKAFKKPAPFSFQVENSQLKAIQFEDFPLAVRIEGDQLPNEVFIDIDNYQYRLTKEAPNLFTYRFNNVQKEVDFFLFSSGVESENYTLDVLKKPNVAGFDVKLDYPAYTERKDEELSSIGDLVVPVGTNIDWVFNALNTDNIRLLFSGKQEVAEATRFSEGLFTYKKRALQDETYKLYVSNKALPNADSISYTISVVPDLYPNISAEKFQDSTDLKLLYFVGSASDDYGLLNLSFNYRIKNAKGEQGEPQAIKLNKPAGKQIEFDHTFDLNEMDLKPGDEVTYYFEVFDNDGVNGSKSARTNLMVFAMPTVKEFEAMAEENNEQIKQDLKKSLEESKKIQEDMKKMREKLLQEKDLDWQSRKELEKLLERQKELEKQIEQAQKSFEENRKNQEEFSEMDEEILEKQDKLQKLMEEVMSEEMRDLMKQIEELLQELGKDEALEMMEDMELSDEQLEKELDRMLEMFKQLELEQEMQQAIDKLQELAKEQEELSQETEQGKKEQDELEKKQEEIDEEFQDVKEKMEKIEEKNQELEQPRELGDREEQMEDIQQDIDQSQQQLQQNQNKNASQSQKKASQKMKDMAEAMSMMMQSAEMEQMEEDIQALRQLLENLVGLSFDQEALIDKFNLADINTPRYVELVQEQFKLKDDFRLVEDSLQALSKRVFQIESFVTEKVTEVKDNMKESLEDLEERRKPQASDHQQRVMKNVNDLALMLSEVMNQMQQQMSGMMAGNQMCNKPGGEGQQGKTPKDKLSQGQQSLNEQMKQMKERMEKGKGEGTSKEFAEMAARQAAMRKAMKEKQKKLQEQGKGNKELQELIDQMDKSEEDLVNKRLTNEMMKRQQDILTRLLEHEKAERQREYDEQRKAEQASQQERRMPPSLEEYIKKREAEVEMFKAVSPALKPYYKSLVEQYLNSLKTE from the coding sequence ATGGCGACACATGATAACTACCGGCTGTTGATCAACAAGCTAGACCAGTTCATCCGGAAATACTACATCAATCAAATGATCCGGGGCGTGCTGTACAGCGTGGGCCTCATCCTGGCCCTCTTTCTCGCTATGGCCCTTCTGGAATATTACAATTATTTCGATACCGGCATTCGAAAGGCCATGTTCTATTCCTTTATCGGCGTGAGCGCCGTGGCCCTCGGCTACTGGGTGTTTACGCCCGTATTGCATTATTTCCGCCTGGGCAAGGTCATCTCGCATGAGCAGGCGGCCCAGATCATTGGCGGCCACTTCGCCGACGTGAAGGATAAGTTGCTGAACATCCTTCAGCTAAAACACCAGTCGGGCCAGGCTTACAATCAGGAACTCATTCTCGCGGGCATCGACCAGAAATCGGAGGAGATCAAGCCCGTTCCTTTTCCCAATGCGATCGACCTGAGCAAAAACCGCAAATACCTGAGATACGCTTTGCCGCCTTTATTGCTGCTGATCGTTATTTTATTCATCAACGCCAACCTGATCACGGACAGCACCTCCCGGATCATCAACAACAACAAGGCTTTCAAAAAACCGGCACCTTTCTCCTTTCAGGTCGAGAACAGCCAGCTGAAGGCGATTCAGTTCGAAGATTTTCCGCTTGCCGTCCGGATCGAAGGCGACCAACTGCCCAACGAGGTCTTCATCGATATCGACAATTATCAATATCGCCTCACCAAAGAGGCGCCCAACCTTTTCACTTACCGGTTCAACAACGTACAGAAAGAAGTGGATTTCTTCCTGTTCTCCAGCGGAGTAGAATCAGAAAACTACACACTCGACGTACTGAAGAAGCCGAATGTGGCAGGCTTTGATGTCAAACTCGATTACCCGGCCTATACGGAGCGGAAGGATGAAGAGCTCTCCAGCATCGGAGACCTGGTCGTGCCGGTAGGCACCAACATCGATTGGGTGTTCAACGCCCTTAATACCGACAATATCCGCCTGTTGTTTTCCGGCAAGCAAGAGGTGGCGGAAGCCACCCGTTTTTCGGAAGGCCTGTTCACCTACAAGAAGCGGGCGCTTCAGGATGAAACGTACAAACTCTACGTTTCCAACAAGGCTCTGCCCAATGCAGATTCTATCAGTTACACCATATCTGTCGTCCCGGACCTCTACCCCAATATCTCGGCCGAGAAGTTTCAGGACAGCACTGACCTCAAATTGCTCTATTTTGTAGGTAGCGCCTCTGACGATTACGGCCTGTTGAACCTTTCTTTCAACTATCGCATTAAAAACGCCAAAGGAGAACAGGGTGAGCCGCAGGCCATCAAACTGAACAAGCCGGCCGGCAAGCAGATTGAGTTTGACCATACCTTCGACCTCAATGAGATGGATCTCAAGCCGGGAGATGAAGTCACCTACTATTTCGAAGTGTTTGACAACGATGGGGTCAACGGCAGCAAATCCGCCCGCACCAACCTCATGGTGTTCGCCATGCCTACGGTTAAAGAATTCGAGGCCATGGCCGAAGAAAACAATGAACAGATCAAGCAAGACCTCAAGAAGTCTCTCGAAGAATCGAAGAAGATTCAGGAAGATATGAAGAAGATGCGGGAAAAGCTGCTTCAGGAAAAAGACCTGGACTGGCAAAGCCGCAAAGAGCTGGAAAAACTATTGGAACGGCAGAAGGAACTGGAGAAACAGATCGAACAGGCTCAGAAGTCTTTCGAGGAGAACCGGAAAAACCAGGAAGAGTTTTCGGAGATGGATGAAGAAATCCTGGAAAAGCAGGACAAGCTGCAGAAGCTGATGGAAGAAGTGATGAGTGAAGAAATGAGAGATCTGATGAAGCAGATCGAGGAATTGCTCCAGGAATTGGGCAAAGACGAAGCCCTGGAAATGATGGAAGACATGGAGCTTTCCGATGAACAACTTGAAAAGGAGCTCGACCGGATGCTGGAAATGTTCAAACAACTCGAACTGGAGCAGGAAATGCAGCAGGCCATTGACAAGTTGCAGGAACTGGCCAAGGAGCAGGAAGAACTGAGCCAGGAGACCGAACAGGGGAAAAAGGAACAGGATGAGCTGGAGAAAAAACAGGAAGAGATAGACGAGGAGTTCCAGGACGTTAAAGAGAAGATGGAAAAGATCGAGGAAAAGAACCAGGAACTGGAACAGCCCCGGGAATTGGGAGACCGGGAAGAGCAAATGGAAGACATCCAGCAGGATATTGACCAGAGCCAGCAGCAATTGCAGCAAAACCAGAATAAGAATGCCTCTCAGTCTCAAAAGAAAGCTTCTCAGAAAATGAAGGATATGGCCGAGGCCATGTCCATGATGATGCAATCCGCTGAGATGGAACAGATGGAGGAAGACATTCAGGCGCTCCGGCAGTTGCTGGAAAACCTGGTCGGGCTTTCTTTTGACCAGGAAGCGTTGATCGACAAATTCAACCTCGCTGACATCAATACGCCCCGTTATGTGGAACTGGTGCAGGAGCAGTTTAAGCTGAAGGACGATTTCCGCCTCGTCGAAGACAGCCTTCAGGCTTTGAGCAAGAGGGTGTTCCAGATCGAATCCTTCGTCACCGAAAAAGTCACTGAGGTCAAGGACAATATGAAGGAAAGCCTGGAAGACCTCGAAGAGCGCCGCAAGCCACAGGCCAGCGACCATCAGCAACGGGTCATGAAAAATGTGAATGACCTTGCCCTCATGTTGAGCGAAGTGATGAACCAGATGCAGCAGCAAATGTCGGGCATGATGGCCGGCAACCAGATGTGCAATAAGCCCGGCGGGGAGGGGCAGCAAGGCAAGACGCCGAAGGACAAGCTCAGCCAGGGGCAGCAAAGCCTCAACGAGCAGATGAAACAAATGAAAGAACGCATGGAAAAAGGAAAGGGCGAAGGCACTTCCAAAGAATTTGCCGAAATGGCGGCCCGCCAGGCAGCTATGCGCAAAGCGATGAAGGAAAAGCAAAAAAAATTGCAGGAGCAAGGCAAAGGCAACAAAGAGCTGCAGGAACTGATCGACCAGATGGATAAGTCGGAAGAGGACCTGGTGAACAAACGCCTGACCAATGAAATGATGAAACGCCAGCAGGACATCCTCACCCGGTTGCTCGAACACGAAAAGGCGGAACGGCAGCGCGAATATGACGAACAGCGCAAGGCCGAACAGGCCAGCCAGCAGGAACGCCGCATGCCGCCGTCGCTGGAAGAGTACATCAAAAAGCGGGAAGCTGAGGTCGAAATGTTCAAGGCCGTTTCTCCGGCTTTGAAGCCCTACTATAAATCACTTGTCGAGCAATACCTCAATTCCCTGAAAACCGAATAG
- a CDS encoding HNH endonuclease, with protein MRPIERGPWPLDMGTNVPKQFREYGLARRDLIERMGQYCSYCETRLNASLAVEHVQPKAHTPGLKLDWFNFLLACTNCNSTKGDKAIRLADYYWPDIHNTYLPYVYNADGKIAVSPILNPPEITKAQAMLDLVGLQKYPNTDAASDRRWINRKEAFEKAIRSRQNLAEATTHGVRDLFIDQLIIAATSVGFFSVWFLVFKGHDDVLAAILEAFPGTHQASFDVNNHFIPIRRGAEM; from the coding sequence ATGCGTCCGATAGAACGTGGGCCATGGCCTCTGGATATGGGGACCAATGTACCTAAACAGTTTCGTGAATATGGTTTGGCTCGCAGAGACCTTATCGAGCGGATGGGGCAATATTGTTCTTACTGTGAAACCAGACTGAATGCTTCCTTAGCAGTGGAACATGTTCAGCCTAAAGCTCATACGCCTGGGCTAAAGTTAGATTGGTTTAACTTTTTGCTTGCATGCACTAATTGCAATTCTACGAAGGGGGATAAGGCTATCAGATTGGCAGATTACTATTGGCCCGATATCCACAATACCTACTTACCTTATGTATACAACGCTGATGGTAAGATAGCAGTCTCTCCCATTCTAAATCCGCCCGAAATAACAAAAGCCCAGGCCATGTTAGACTTGGTGGGTTTACAGAAATACCCCAATACCGATGCTGCTTCTGACCGTAGGTGGATAAATCGAAAGGAAGCTTTTGAAAAGGCTATCAGGTCTAGACAAAATTTAGCAGAAGCTACCACTCATGGAGTCAGAGATCTGTTCATTGACCAACTGATCATAGCTGCAACCTCTGTAGGCTTCTTCTCAGTCTGGTTTTTGGTATTTAAAGGACACGATGATGTATTGGCGGCAATACTAGAAGCGTTTCCAGGAACTCACCAAGCATCCTTCGATGTAAACAATCATTTTATACCCATAAGAAGAGGAGCAGAAATGTAG
- a CDS encoding AAA family ATPase, whose translation MKIHHLELQNFKCFGKEDFSFNPQFTVLIGDNGKGKSAILDGVAIALGGFLQGIGEAKSRLIHKDEIRLKDFGEHIERQIPTVVEATGSIQDREITWYRSIENVSGSNTSKGTKPIADIARDLASAVREGEDIILPVITYFGTGRLWVSKRTRTKTQPKGSRLGLGYRDCLQPTVDSKRFLQWIKTYELSILQKKKDARVLEAVRAAITNCVDQWDELFYDFEEEDLVGYSNYGPRNQMPYRLLSDGVRNMIGMVADIAYRCVVLNPHLGENAIWETPGVVLIDELDLHLHPSWQKRVVADIKATFPRIQFIASTHSPFIVQSLQSDELINLDRSTDLNLQRLGIEEISEGVMGVEHTKSNTFTEMEQVASRYFQLVKQGTIAQDSEELKRIKEQLDELLIPFSEDPAFTAQLKMERLAKLGN comes from the coding sequence ATGAAAATCCATCATCTTGAGCTTCAGAATTTTAAATGCTTTGGAAAAGAGGATTTCTCTTTTAATCCGCAATTCACAGTTCTCATTGGAGACAACGGAAAAGGAAAATCGGCCATTCTTGATGGCGTAGCCATTGCCTTGGGGGGGTTCCTGCAAGGAATTGGAGAAGCTAAATCCCGTTTGATCCACAAAGATGAAATCAGGCTAAAAGACTTTGGTGAGCATATCGAGCGGCAGATTCCTACTGTGGTGGAAGCTACCGGCTCGATTCAGGATCGGGAAATCACTTGGTACCGAAGTATTGAAAACGTTTCGGGAAGCAATACCAGTAAGGGAACGAAACCTATTGCTGATATTGCTCGAGACCTTGCTTCCGCAGTCCGCGAGGGTGAAGATATTATCCTACCCGTGATAACCTATTTTGGTACAGGAAGACTGTGGGTCAGCAAACGAACTCGTACTAAAACCCAGCCCAAAGGGTCTCGTCTTGGCCTTGGTTATAGGGATTGCCTCCAACCAACTGTGGATAGTAAGCGATTTTTGCAATGGATAAAAACATATGAGTTATCTATCCTCCAAAAGAAAAAAGATGCGAGAGTGCTAGAGGCAGTAAGGGCTGCCATTACAAATTGTGTGGATCAATGGGATGAGTTATTCTATGATTTTGAGGAGGAAGACCTCGTAGGCTATTCAAATTATGGCCCTCGAAACCAAATGCCTTATCGCTTGCTGAGCGACGGCGTTCGGAATATGATTGGCATGGTGGCAGATATTGCCTACCGATGTGTGGTGCTGAATCCCCATCTTGGAGAAAATGCTATATGGGAGACTCCGGGTGTCGTTTTAATAGATGAACTAGATCTTCACTTGCATCCCAGTTGGCAAAAACGGGTGGTAGCTGATATAAAAGCGACCTTTCCTCGTATCCAATTTATAGCATCAACTCATTCTCCCTTTATCGTACAATCTCTACAAAGCGATGAATTGATAAACCTGGACCGGTCCACAGATTTAAACTTACAACGTTTGGGGATAGAGGAAATATCTGAAGGAGTGATGGGCGTGGAACATACCAAAAGCAATACTTTCACTGAAATGGAGCAGGTTGCCTCGCGCTACTTTCAATTGGTCAAGCAAGGGACTATTGCCCAAGATTCCGAAGAGTTGAAGCGGATAAAAGAACAACTTGACGAATTACTGATCCCTTTCTCAGAAGATCCTGCTTTTACCGCTCAACTTAAAATGGAACGGCTGGCTAAGTTAGGAAATTAA
- a CDS encoding alanyl aminopeptidase, with translation MLKMKWLLAFAAAALLSSCSSKQKMAVAPVPEYEFTQLDTMLVTAPRTMPSDTGKEEPSYELPVYRPSHARESDLLHTRLDLRFDWEKEQVLGKATLRLKPYFYPAETVTLDAKSFAFHQVSFAGSPEPLSYEYDGEKLTISLGRAYTRDEEYTLYIDYTAKPSETGGSAAITSDRGLFFINPRGEEVDKPRQIWTQGETENNSRWFPTIDKPNERCTQDMIVTVEDGLEALSNGALLSKKENGDGTTTFHWKMDQPHAPYLFMLAIGDYAVVQETWEDKPVYYYVEPEYKEDARAIFSHTREMLSFFSDKLGVKYPWPKFAQVVVHDYVSGAMENTTSVIFSDFVQQHRRELIDANNENIVAHELSHHWFGDLVTCESWANLTLNEGFANYSEYLWTEHQYGKDEADYHLLNEWSEYFGAARGNIHPLIYFGYDDKEDMFDRHSYNKGGAVLHMLRSYVGDEAFWAALNKYLTDNAYTAVEAHNLRLAFEAVTGQDLNWFFNQWYFSQGHPRLNITYGYDAALGQATVQVEQLQDPKSMPAVFELPVAIDIYLPDDEVIRKQVRVDQRIQTFAFDVPEKPRLVNFDAGRVLLAETTDNKSEEELLFQYYHAPKFLDRYEAVLMMEGASSLQARKLMEDALNDDFWAIRGIAVSNLDENAGEEAWGRLKRMAVEDPRSQVRVAAFEKLMNLENTGAVEQAKMAIQRDSAYNVIGAALQYLSINDREAALEYAEKLEEEQADDILLAVGEIYADSGDPSYLPFFEKNLEQVGGFSAIYFFEEYQNLAMQVGLPASSQAAGRLQPMALDETKSPWLRFSATRALNEIRKAYADSEDEAERQLSQSILEAIKKVKATEKNEQLKSYYEQMLPDVRP, from the coding sequence ATGCTGAAAATGAAATGGTTGCTCGCTTTTGCCGCCGCAGCTCTCTTGTCCTCCTGTTCCTCCAAGCAAAAGATGGCGGTTGCTCCGGTTCCGGAATACGAATTCACCCAGCTGGATACCATGCTCGTTACGGCGCCGAGAACGATGCCCTCCGACACCGGGAAAGAGGAACCATCTTATGAACTGCCGGTATACCGGCCCAGCCATGCGCGGGAAAGCGACTTGCTCCATACCCGGCTCGATCTTCGGTTCGATTGGGAAAAGGAACAAGTGCTGGGCAAAGCCACTCTCCGGCTTAAGCCTTATTTCTACCCTGCCGAAACCGTGACGCTGGATGCCAAAAGCTTCGCCTTCCACCAGGTGTCTTTTGCGGGCAGCCCGGAACCCCTGAGCTATGAATACGATGGAGAAAAACTGACGATCAGCCTGGGCCGGGCTTACACCAGAGATGAAGAGTATACCCTCTACATAGATTATACGGCAAAACCTTCGGAAACGGGCGGGAGTGCCGCCATCACTTCCGACCGCGGCCTGTTCTTCATCAACCCCAGAGGCGAGGAAGTGGACAAGCCCCGCCAGATATGGACCCAGGGAGAAACAGAGAACAACTCCCGATGGTTTCCAACCATCGACAAGCCCAACGAACGTTGCACCCAGGACATGATCGTCACCGTGGAAGACGGCCTGGAGGCGCTCTCCAACGGAGCCCTCCTCTCCAAAAAAGAAAATGGCGATGGAACCACCACCTTCCACTGGAAAATGGACCAGCCCCACGCGCCCTATTTATTCATGCTGGCCATCGGGGACTATGCGGTAGTCCAGGAAACCTGGGAAGATAAACCGGTGTACTATTATGTAGAACCGGAATACAAAGAGGATGCCCGCGCCATTTTCTCCCACACCCGGGAAATGCTGAGTTTTTTTTCCGATAAACTGGGCGTGAAATACCCCTGGCCCAAATTTGCCCAGGTAGTGGTGCACGATTATGTATCGGGCGCTATGGAAAACACCACCAGCGTGATCTTTAGCGATTTTGTTCAGCAGCACCGCCGGGAGCTGATCGACGCCAACAACGAGAATATCGTCGCGCACGAATTGTCCCATCATTGGTTTGGCGACCTGGTTACCTGTGAAAGCTGGGCCAACCTCACCCTGAACGAAGGCTTCGCCAACTATAGCGAATACCTTTGGACGGAGCACCAATACGGCAAAGATGAAGCAGACTACCACTTGCTCAACGAGTGGAGCGAATATTTTGGCGCTGCCCGCGGGAATATACACCCGCTGATCTACTTTGGCTATGATGATAAAGAGGACATGTTCGACCGCCACAGCTACAATAAAGGCGGCGCAGTGCTGCACATGCTGCGCAGTTACGTCGGGGACGAAGCGTTTTGGGCTGCTCTGAACAAATACCTGACCGACAACGCCTATACTGCCGTGGAAGCCCATAATCTTCGCCTGGCCTTCGAAGCTGTTACCGGGCAAGACCTCAATTGGTTCTTCAACCAATGGTACTTCAGCCAGGGCCATCCCCGCCTGAATATTACCTACGGCTATGATGCAGCGCTCGGACAGGCAACCGTGCAGGTGGAGCAACTCCAGGACCCGAAGTCCATGCCCGCCGTTTTTGAACTGCCGGTGGCCATCGATATTTATTTGCCGGACGATGAGGTCATCCGCAAGCAGGTACGGGTAGATCAGCGCATCCAAACTTTTGCCTTCGACGTGCCGGAAAAACCCCGGTTGGTCAACTTTGACGCCGGCCGCGTTTTGCTGGCGGAAACCACCGACAACAAATCGGAGGAAGAGCTTCTGTTCCAGTATTATCACGCACCGAAATTCCTGGACCGCTATGAAGCGGTGTTGATGATGGAAGGCGCTTCGTCTCTGCAGGCCCGTAAATTGATGGAAGATGCCCTGAATGATGATTTCTGGGCGATCCGGGGAATCGCCGTTTCCAATTTGGATGAGAATGCCGGAGAAGAAGCATGGGGCCGCCTCAAGCGGATGGCGGTGGAAGACCCCCGTTCTCAGGTTCGGGTTGCTGCTTTTGAAAAGCTGATGAACCTCGAAAATACCGGAGCCGTTGAGCAGGCCAAAATGGCCATCCAGCGCGATTCGGCTTACAATGTGATCGGCGCAGCCCTGCAGTACCTGAGCATCAACGACCGGGAAGCCGCTTTGGAGTATGCCGAAAAACTGGAGGAAGAACAAGCGGACGACATCCTGCTCGCCGTCGGAGAAATCTACGCCGACTCGGGCGATCCGTCCTATCTCCCTTTCTTTGAAAAGAACCTCGAACAGGTAGGCGGGTTTTCCGCTATTTATTTCTTCGAAGAATACCAAAACCTCGCGATGCAGGTTGGCTTGCCGGCCAGTTCGCAGGCTGCCGGGCGCCTCCAGCCCATGGCATTGGACGAGACGAAGTCTCCCTGGCTGAGGTTCAGCGCCACCCGGGCCCTCAACGAAATCCGGAAGGCTTATGCCGATAGTGAAGATGAGGCGGAGCGGCAACTGTCGCAATCTATCCTGGAGGCCATTAAAAAAGTGAAGGCCACCGAGAAGAATGAACAGTTGAAGTCGTATTACGAACAGATGCTGCCGGACGTGCGGCCGTAG
- a CDS encoding alpha/beta hydrolase, translating into MEYEIKEEGRFKYIESAGGEETLLLLHGLFGALSNFQGIIEHFSGKCNVVVPILPIFELPIRKVSVTGLVDYVVDFVEHKQYSKVNVLGNSLGGHIALLYALARPEKVNSIILTGSSGLFESAMGTSFPKRGDYEFIKKKTQATFYDPDVASKELVDEVFDIVNDRNKAIRVIATAKSAIRHNLSDKLHQVKAPTLLVWGKEDQITPAFVGEKFHELIENSKLVFLEKCGHAPMMEHPELFNNHLESFLEELAAKEVS; encoded by the coding sequence ATGGAATACGAAATTAAAGAAGAAGGGAGATTTAAGTACATTGAATCGGCGGGCGGCGAGGAAACACTTTTACTACTCCACGGCTTGTTTGGAGCGCTGAGCAACTTTCAGGGGATCATCGAGCATTTTTCTGGAAAATGCAACGTCGTCGTGCCTATCCTTCCTATCTTTGAACTCCCCATCCGCAAAGTTTCTGTTACCGGATTAGTTGACTATGTGGTTGATTTTGTGGAACATAAGCAGTATAGTAAAGTTAACGTGCTCGGCAACTCTCTCGGTGGGCATATCGCTCTGCTCTATGCTTTGGCCCGGCCGGAAAAGGTGAATTCGATCATCCTCACCGGAAGCTCCGGCCTGTTTGAGAGCGCGATGGGCACCAGCTTTCCCAAGCGGGGAGACTACGAATTCATCAAAAAGAAGACGCAGGCGACTTTTTACGACCCCGATGTCGCTTCCAAAGAATTGGTCGACGAGGTCTTCGATATCGTCAACGACCGCAATAAGGCCATTCGGGTCATCGCTACCGCCAAGTCGGCAATACGCCACAACCTCAGCGATAAGTTGCATCAGGTCAAAGCGCCGACGTTGCTGGTTTGGGGGAAAGAAGACCAAATCACGCCCGCATTTGTCGGCGAAAAGTTTCACGAGCTGATCGAGAATTCCAAACTGGTCTTTCTGGAAAAATGCGGCCACGCTCCAATGATGGAGCACCCGGAGCTGTTCAACAACCACCTCGAATCCTTCCTGGAAGAACTGGCTGCCAAAGAAGTCAGCTAA
- a CDS encoding OmpA family protein, which produces MRLIVKLLIFSLAIGSLQSCVSKKKYDELLAAKERTDQALAETQAKVKNLEEEKAQLEADLASTKEELNGKITAMEGQMNSMKSQMSQVQEKLNMTEAELKALKDEINGIFGAYADSGLKLEDRDGRLYVVTDEAVKYASGSVRLDRNERGALEKLAMTLKENPKLQLMVVGHTDSQKLVEGAAYRDNWDLSVARANEVVRYLIRKGASPEQLTIAGRGETQPVGDNKTSEGRQMNRRTVVQPNPDLGGLMKSGN; this is translated from the coding sequence ATGCGTCTGATAGTAAAATTACTGATCTTCTCCCTGGCTATCGGTTCTTTACAGTCTTGTGTTTCCAAGAAGAAATACGACGAACTGCTTGCTGCCAAGGAACGCACCGACCAGGCCCTTGCTGAAACTCAAGCTAAGGTGAAAAACCTGGAAGAAGAGAAAGCCCAACTCGAGGCTGACCTCGCTTCCACCAAAGAAGAGTTGAACGGCAAGATCACCGCCATGGAAGGCCAAATGAACTCTATGAAGAGCCAGATGAGCCAGGTTCAGGAAAAACTGAATATGACCGAGGCTGAACTCAAAGCTCTGAAAGACGAGATCAACGGCATCTTTGGCGCTTATGCCGACAGCGGGCTGAAACTGGAAGACCGCGATGGCCGCCTTTATGTCGTCACGGATGAAGCAGTCAAGTACGCCAGCGGCTCCGTTCGCCTCGACCGCAATGAGAGAGGTGCGCTGGAGAAACTCGCCATGACGCTTAAGGAGAATCCAAAACTTCAGTTGATGGTTGTCGGCCATACAGATTCTCAGAAACTGGTGGAAGGCGCCGCCTACCGCGACAACTGGGATTTGAGCGTCGCCCGTGCCAATGAGGTGGTTCGCTACCTCATCCGCAAAGGTGCCAGCCCCGAACAACTGACCATTGCCGGCCGCGGCGAGACTCAGCCGGTTGGCGACAACAAAACCTCCGAGGGACGCCAAATGAACCGCCGTACCGTTGTTCAGCCTAACCCGGACCTGGGGGGACTGATGAAAAGCGGCAACTAA
- a CDS encoding DUF4249 domain-containing protein, which produces MDHLRLFSLFAAAVVAGLMACDLEQEVDIDLPEYESRFAVECYLEPGQPFSLLLSRSLPYFSSFPPLNQEFVESILVDSAQVEVVHNGRVYKLRNQLAFNPLTRKLFNYFSHEKVPFDTISSFELAITLPGGQTITSLTRILPSVAIDSLVVQFAESDTLARVLTYFTDDPGQKNYYRRMFHRSSLDSNSVQDFSIDDRLLEGLAVFGTGYNYEVGDTVISTLFHIDQAYYEFLESVGDAVNANGNPFAQPSPVISNLGGTANAIGIFTGISYDRYAIVLQK; this is translated from the coding sequence ATGGATCATTTACGTCTTTTTAGCCTTTTCGCGGCCGCAGTTGTTGCCGGCCTTATGGCCTGCGACCTGGAACAGGAGGTCGATATTGACCTGCCGGAATACGAGAGCCGTTTTGCCGTCGAATGTTATCTGGAGCCGGGCCAGCCTTTCTCTCTTCTTCTGAGCCGCAGCCTCCCCTATTTTTCCTCTTTCCCTCCTTTGAATCAGGAATTTGTGGAATCCATCCTGGTGGATAGCGCACAGGTTGAGGTTGTCCACAACGGGAGGGTTTACAAACTGAGGAATCAGCTGGCGTTTAATCCCCTGACCAGAAAGTTGTTCAATTATTTTTCGCATGAAAAGGTGCCGTTCGATACTATTTCCTCTTTTGAGTTGGCCATCACCCTTCCCGGCGGGCAGACCATAACCAGCCTTACCCGCATTTTGCCTTCGGTTGCTATCGACAGCCTGGTGGTGCAGTTCGCAGAATCGGACACGCTGGCGCGGGTGCTCACCTACTTCACCGACGACCCCGGCCAGAAAAATTACTATCGCCGGATGTTTCACCGGAGCAGCCTGGACAGCAATTCGGTGCAGGATTTTTCGATAGACGACCGCCTATTGGAGGGACTGGCTGTTTTTGGAACCGGCTACAACTATGAAGTAGGAGATACCGTCATCTCCACCCTGTTCCATATCGACCAGGCGTATTATGAGTTTTTGGAAAGCGTGGGAGACGCTGTAAACGCCAATGGCAACCCCTTTGCCCAACCGAGCCCGGTCATTTCCAACCTGGGGGGTACGGCGAACGCCATCGGTATATTTACCGGGATCAGCTACGATAGGTACGCCATTGTGTTGCAGAAGTAA